A region from the Malus domestica chromosome 07, GDT2T_hap1 genome encodes:
- the LOC103439724 gene encoding protein MEN-8-like, whose product MASFKYLINSFSCFQAATILVLLIALSLSVHTQKADAQGGSCSAELSSLNVCAPFVVPGSTNTNPSSDCCSALQAVHPECICNAVRVAARLPAQCNLSPLTCDTN is encoded by the exons ATGGCATCCTTCAAGTATCTTATCAACTCTTTCAGCTGCTTCCAAGCTGCTACAATCCTTGTGTTGTTGATTGCCCTGAGCCTCTCAGTGCATACTCAGAAGGCTGATGCTCAGGGCGGCAGTTGCTCGGCCGAGCTGAGCAGCCTAAATGTGTGTGCACCTTTTGTGGTGCCTGGCTCCACCAACACCAACCCGAGCTCTGATTGTTGTAGCGCGCTCCAAGCCGTCCATCCTGAATGCATTTGCAACGCCGTCAGGGTCGCCGCTCGCCTCCCCGCCCAGTGCAATCTCTCCCCCCTCACTTGTG ACACCAACTGA
- the LOC103439725 gene encoding protein IQ-DOMAIN 23-like: MGFFRRLFGPKRPKNNPSPTNKHTTKEKSQKTTTSGSNKHKPGASTSSPAAQEWAGLDANEHAIAVAAATAAVAEAALAAAHAAAEVVRLTNGAPPGTSSQVSLPTAAPSTVRRHLAAVKIQSTFRRYLARRALRALKSLVKLQALVRGHIVRKQSADMLRRMQTLVRVQARARATRSLMSESLHSSSKSFLSYHPLPESPDKIGHQHRVYSSKFDGPSILQRCGSNSKVDRRRLASGWLDQWMEESARRDGSLRYEHSDDMKVDKVLEVDTWKPHLGSQRRPQTFQTAHRVLSSDHYNPSFMTYDSPSKRSTKGSNFNRNQAPIDVVSLPSLKYPLATDEAAFRTTENSPQAFSASSRPGTSGRRCHPFTPARSECSWGFFNGYAGCPNYMANTESFRAKVRSQSAPRQRLEFDKYGLTKKSVPEFWDAGTYSDTSFAEDGDLRNRAFFSPSRLNRVGSSNPR; the protein is encoded by the exons ATGGGATTTTTCCGGCGACTCTTCGGCCCCAAACGGCCCAAAAACAACCCGTCTCCGACGAACAAGCACACCACTAAGGAAAAGAGTCAAAAGACTACTACTTCTGGGTCTAACAAGCACAAGCCCGGCGCCTCCACGTCATCACCTGCTGCTCAGGAATGGGCGGGCCTGGACGCCAACGAGCATGCCATAGCCGTAGCAGCCGCTACGGCCGCAGTCGCTGAGGCTGCTCTCGCGGCGGCTCATGCGGCGGCTGAGGTCGTCCGCCTCACTAATGGCGCTCCACCAGGGACCTCCTCGCAAGTCAGCCTTCCCACGGCGGCGCCTTCAACCGTCCGCCGCCATCTCGCCGCAGTGAAGATACAGTCGACTTTCCGGCGATATCTG GCAAGAAGGGCCCTAAGAGCACTCAAATCACTAGTGAAGCTTCAAGCTTTGGTGAGAGGCCACATTGTGAGAAAGCAATCGGCAGACATGCTCAGGCGTATGCAGACACTGGTTCGAGTCCAAGCCCGAGCGCGCGCAACTCGATCGCTCATGTCTGAATCACTACATTCTAGCAGCAAATCCTTCCTATCGTATCACCCG CTGCCAGAAAGCCCTGACAAAATTGGACACCAGCACCGCGTATATAGCAGCAAATTTGACGGGCCCTCGATACTGCAG AGATGCGGTTCAAATTCAAAGGTAGACAGAAGACGGCTGGCGTCAGGTTGGTTAGACCAGTGGATGGAAGAAAGTGCACGCCGAGATGGTTCACTGAGATATGAGCACTCAGATGATATGAAGGTTGACAAAGTTCTTGAAGTAGATACTTGGAAGCCTCACTTGGGGTCCCAACGTAGACCCCAGACCTTTCAAACAGCACATCGCGTTCTGTCTTCAGATCATTACAACCCAAGCTTTATGACATATGACTCTCCATCAAAACGCTCGACAAAAGGATCAAACTTCAATCGAAATCAAGCTCCTATCGATGTTGTTTCACTGCCATCTCTGAAATATCCCTTGGCAACGGATGAAGCAGCTTTTAGGACCACCGAGAACAGCCCACAAGCATTTTCTGCCTCCTCTAGACCTGGAACCAGTGGTAGAAGATGTCATCCCTTCACGCCGGCAAGGAGTGAGTGCTCGTGGGGTTTCTTTAATGGGTATGCCGGTTGCCCTAACTACATGGCTAACACGGAATCATTCCGCGCAAAGGTCAGGTCACAAAGTGCCCCTAGGCAAAGGCTTGAGTTTGATAAATATGGTTTGACCAAGAAGTCTGTTCCGGAGTTTTGGGATGCAGGAACTTATTCAGATACGAGTTTTGCTGAGGATGGTGACCTCCGAAATAGAGCCTTTTTCAGCCCTAGCCGCCTGAATCGAGTCGGAAGCTCCAATCCACGGTGA
- the LOC103410374 gene encoding RHOMBOID-like protein 2: MPAACEDVENRRAKNRARQQSYSSSSYGVDDSEAQWTSWLVPMIVVANIGVFLLVMYVNNCPKNNYVAAEGKCTARFLGRLSFQPLKENPLFGPSSSTLEKLGALEWTKVVHKHQGWRLVTCIWLHAGIIHLVANMLSLVFIGIRLEQQFGFVRVGIIYLLCGFGGSILSSLFIRKNISVGASGALFGFLGAMLSELITNWTIYTNKVAALFTLLIIVVINLAVGILPHVDNFAHIGGFLTGFLIGFILMARPRFGWLENPNLPAGVSVVKSKYKGYQYVLWILSLVLLIVGFTFALLMLHRGENGNDRCHWCHYLSCVPTSRWHCEEN; encoded by the exons atgcCTGCAGCTTGTGAAGATGTGGAAAACAGGCGAGCGAAAAACAGAGCAAGACAGCAGAGCTACTCGTCGTCCTCGTACGGGGTCGATGATTCGGAAGCCCAGTGGACTTCTTGGTTGGTGCCAATGATTGTTGTCGCCAATATTGGAGTGTTTCTGTTGGTCATGTACGTCAATAACTGTCCCAAGAACAATTATGTGGCCGCGGAGGGGAAGTGCACGGCGAGGTTTCTCGGGCGGTTGTCGTTTCAGCCTCTGAAGGAGAACCCTCTATTCGGCCCTTCTTCCTCCAC ATTAGAGAAGTTAGGGGCTTTGGAGTGGACCAAAGTTGTGCATAAGCATCAGGGATGGAGGCTGGTCACTTGCATTTGGTTGCATGCTGGCATAATCCACCTGGTTGCTAACATGCTCAGCCTTGTCTTCATCGGAATCCGCCTTGAGCAGCAATTCGGATTTG TAAGAGTTGGAATTATATATCTGCTGTGTGGATTTGGAGGGAGCATACTTTCCTCGCTTTTTATTCGAAAGAACATCTCCGTTGGTGCCTCTGGTGCTCTTTTCGGGTTTCTAGGAGCAATGCTTTCAGAACTAATTACAAATTGGACCATCTACACCAACAAG GTTGCAGCCCTTTTCACACTTTTAATCATCGTTGTTATAAACCTTGCCGTTGGAATTTTACCACACGTAGATAACTTTGCTCACATTGGCGGTTTTCTTACGGGTTTCCTCATCGGCTTTATCTTGATGGCCCGCCCTCGCTTTGGGTGGTTGGAGAACCCGAATCTTCCTGCCGGAGTCAGTGTCGTCAAGTCCAAGTACAAGGGATACCAATATGTGCTATGGATACTCTCTCTCGTTCTGCTCATCGTCGGATTCACATTTGCATTGTTGATGCTCCACCGCGGAGAGAACGGAAATGACCGTTGCCATTGGTGTCACTACCTCAGCTGTGTTCCCACATCTAGATGGCATTGTGAAGAAAATTAA